The sequence below is a genomic window from Coffea arabica cultivar ET-39 chromosome 4c, Coffea Arabica ET-39 HiFi, whole genome shotgun sequence.
tattttgctccattaatgataaacttgtatggcaagaaagtggtggtcaagtggtggttcaaacggtagtgcacggtacacgtcggtgtgatgcgttttctcttaaatcgcacgtactagggtttttacttccaattcactaactttttatcattgcttctaaccacatattatttctcacttaaaagtcactcttaagcaccaaatttgatccttactcggtaccggataattatactgcggttacacgaaaaatccgatttcaccttgaattgaaaacgaataggaaaaccctaatttcctatggtcattggcacttttctagggtgattgaaccatggataacatgaaataataattttcaaataattttcaaataaaagggaatttttgagaaatatgtaaggattttgcgagtcctcacaatttcctattttaaactcctattacaagcttatttaaatatttaaatgcccgtttactccgaatattattttctaacttttttagacctaaatacatggatctatagcttaattatattttaaaaataacttgattcgaaaatttatttttggaagctcgtttagagTGAATAGTGGATACGTGTTTGGAGATAATAACTgatttgacagtacactaaacttgaaaaattggagacttatataTTAGTTCTGAAAtatgtatttttatgtttaaatattcaaatgttaattagttatactatcgtgataagaatttcttagaagttgcactttatcgcgcttaaatcggtagtacgcgtttttacgcgcgcgattaattgagagactttaaaccattatttttagactattaagggtgaataataataatatgattgAAAatgcattagagatttagtgcactagtgaaacaaacacGAGAGGAATTGAGTGCGAAACGTGCGCGAACGCGCACTATTGAAGAGTTGACTTTAAGACActtttgggccacacatttgagcttccttgagaagctttatCATCAGCAAAAATTCCCTCCTTTTTGctccaagaagaagaaaaagagaccaaaagctcttcattttcttgctcattcctccaccatttcacctcaaaatttaaccacacCTCACTAAacacttggtgatcatcttaaACTGTAAAAGGGGGCTGCTTTGGACGGTTTTCTTGTACATTTTTGGACTGAAATTTTGCCTTAGGTTCATCCAAGCAAGTAAGTGACGATCcaccttgaaaatcttgatttatggaagtactATTGCACTTATAAACTTGTATATTCGTGTGGGTAACTTTATTTATGATAGAAAGTGTTGTGTGggttctatgaactcccactatggttggatggactgatttgttgtgttttgatggtattaatgttggtttagtgcttaaactagtggaataatgttgtattgttggtagaaactcAAAGGGGAgtgaaagtgaaaaattttcaattctgCCCCTATGTTGTCCGTGAACCTTAGGGTAATTTTTCGTGATTCTAATGGCttatttatgatgtatatatgttgtgtagattgtgtaaaaagtttcataaaaaaaatagcGTGATTTGGTTGGGCAAACGTTGTGATTTCGGAAGTTcggcaaatctggaaattttcccgtCACTGCCttggcagtgtttttcaaacgGTCATAgctttttactccgatgtcaaaatcgagtaccGTTTGCGGTAATgcaaactagacattcccaactttccaacggtataaaattcatattCTGATTCTACCTGAATGAACCATACCAATCGTTTGAACTTGACTGTCCCTTTTCACTGGCTCACTGGAAGGCAGAACAGGAGCTGCAACTTCATGCTCAAATTtgggctagttgtggacagattctAGGAACAATTTCTTCTGAGCAATTTCACCGCCACCAACCACgttcaattccgagttgaattgaattgagtgagctggcgagagttgggcaggcgtcccgcggatatccttggattcgcccttgagagaagtgggggcgtcacagatttGGAATTGCTACCTGGACAACGTGCTTgtatgtgtgtttcttggcctcacgagcgattgctcaccccgtagatttgttttccttaacagaattAGACTTGGCGTAAGACTCAAAGAAACCTAtgggatgtacttttgttttagggtttcaatgtatTTGACTAGACCTCTTAGTTGTGTATATTTTGGAACTGATATAGCTTTTGATAATTCGATGTAAGGACTGGATGgttgttatatattgttaaatTTGATCGTTTCCGCACTTTCTTATTTTACTTCATGGTGATgactagtattgtattaagcttgaattAAAATTGTACCGaatcctggcaagagttggacaAACGTTccgtggataccctttggttcgccttaagaagaaatgggggcgtcacagttggtatcagagcgctaggttagagatctatttcGGAGTTATACCAGAAACCTTACCTTTAAGATTTGAGATAGGATGACTAAATCACACTTTAAATAATACTTGGGCAAATTAGTGACTAAGTTTGTCATGCCTTAAGTGACATTTGTGCGAGCTAGTGAATAAGTTTCTAATTCGAAAAGTGTGATTGTTTTGCAAGGATGGATAATGGAAACAGGACTccggcagctaatgggaatggtCATGCTAATGGTCACATAGAACTTCCTAGGCCTATTTACTACCGAGCTCTTGGTGGAGGGACTCGACTGTGCTACTCGCCCTCTGAtaaataccctcgctgttcgTGTAGATTGACTTTTGCTTACCCGAACCACCTTGTGCTAGCCTTGgatgacgagcgtcgtcagttggtgaatgCCAACTTAGATTTACAGGCGGAGGTAGACGAGTTGAGACAGATGATTCGTGCTTAGGGAGAGAGGATTACGGAACTTAAGGAGGTACTGGAGGGCGAGGTGGCTACTGCTGCGGTTACTCGTGAGAAGCTTCAGAggactagggctcgactcactagGTTAGGTGAAGAGATCCGTGATCGGGTTACCAAGATCCTGGACGATGCCACAGAGATGATAGATGGGGTGGTGGATATTGTCCAGAGTTCagatcctgaggaggagattccCCCTGGTAGTCCTACTGTGGATTAGGTTTAGACTGATTGACCTTTTGACCCTTTTGACCTTTTTGACTGGTATAGTTAGGATTAGTTGGGATGATGCGAGTGctaaggccattgtattttgcatgactgtgtggtctacttttgaggcacttgattTTACTTTAGTCTTACATGACTGAAAGCactcttgtggcacctgtgtgctatagtTTTGTGATTTTCCCCATGACTTACTAATTGTATGGATCTTAACatgctaatgaatgtaaattattatatttCCACTGTCTTCTTGATTAGTTCTTGCTTTCGACATTTTTTCCGCATAATTAATTTAtctcttgcactaggcacgcctaAGATAATGGAAGGACGAAGAAGTGGTCGAGACCGTGGacgagggactagacaggcccaacctcatggGGATGATCAGgaatcggcaactggaccgacccagggacaagaaaatattgagggtaatcaaatggctactgccattaataggatgactgatatcttaGAGCGTTTGGCTGATAGATAAGGTCCGTCCTTGACCACTTTACCAACCTGGGGGATAGGATAGAGGAGAGAATAGAGCCTTAGAAAGGTTTTTGAAGTTTAATCCACCTAAATTTATTGGGGAACCCGATCCTGAGGTAGCGAAGAATTGGTTGGAGagaatgaccaatatattcgccgtCTTAGACTATACCGAGAATAGGTGAGTGAATTTTGTtgcctttcaatttgagggagtggtACGTGTTTGGTGGGATATTATAAAGGAAAAGTGGGAGAgaactcaaaccccttggacttgggagaatttttCTAGGGAATTCaatgaaaaatttcttcctcctttaattcaagaaaatatggaggatgaatttatcaagttgaaacaagggaCCCTTAgtgtagcagagtatgaaggaaaatttactaaattttctaaatatGCCCCTGAATTGGTGACCAATGAACGGAAAAGGATAAGGCGGTTTGTATAAGGATTTAATGTGAAAATCCAGGAGAGTTTGACCGCAGCCCAAATCTTTATATTTACTGAGACTTTAGAGAAAGTACAAAGGGTTGAAAGTGCAAGAATGCAAGTAAGGGACTTTCACAATAGGAAGAGGAACTTTTCTAGTCGTACTTCTGGACAGACTAATAAGGGTGCACAGCCTTTCAAAATGGGAAGAGTAATGGGAGGAATAAGAACTGCTAGAATTTCAAGGGGAGCTTTATCTAGAGGAGGTTGTAGTGGGCCAGTTCAAGCTAAGGGAATGCCTTCTAGTGGTTTGGTCGTAAcacctcaagttacttgtgggtactgtggtaaATCCAACTATTCTGAGAATGATTGTTAGAGAAAGTCTGGGGTGTTTGGTTTATAGAAGTACCGAGCACCAACTTGTGAACTGTCCAAGTAAAATGAAAATAGGAGGTAGCACTCAAACGTCAGAAAAATCAACCTTtaagcagaccagtgctggAGAAAGTCGACCAAAGGTACCGGttagggtttatgcattggaCCATCAGTAAATACCCGATGCaactgaggtggttgaaggtacgattcctatcTTTCACCGCttaactagggttttaattgattcatGTGCGACATATTcctttgtaaaccctaatttcatggaCGGAATATATTTGAAGTCATTTAAGTTACCTTATGATTTGGAGGTTAGAACGTCTACTGGGAatcaaagtctaattgctaacttGGTATATAGGGATTGTGAGATCTGGATTAGAGAATGAAAATTAATGGCCGATCTGATAGGTTTAgcgattaagggatatgatATGATCCTAGGAATGGagtggttagcccgttataatatCCAGTTGAACTGTAAgacgaaaatagtagaattgtgCATTCCGGAAGAGACAACtttgaaattggatgtaaggagtagattagcctcatctgcatttATGTCAGGGATTCGAGATAGGAAAATATTAAGTAAAGGGATTCAGAGAATCAAcactcctagtgataaggtgagaTTGGAAGATATTCCTGTAGTGAAAGAATTCCCAGATGTCTTTCCTGAAGAGTTAGAATCTTTACCCCCAGAAAAGGACATAgtttttaagattgatgtgattCTGGGAATAGCATCTATCTCTAAAACGCCATATCGGATGGCTCCAGCCGAATTAAAGGAATTGAAATTACAACTACAGGACTTGTTGGAACAGGGTTTTATAAAAGAAAGTGACTCATCGTGGGGAGCTCTGGTTTTGTTTGTTAAAAAACAAGATGGGAGTTTAAGGTtgtgtatagactaccgagacttgaatgatgtcgctattaagaataaatacccgttaccccacatcgatgaattatttgaccaattgcaaggggcggtagtgttctccaagttggatttgagacaaggttttgtaaggatcgaagacaaccaagtggaagagataaacaatgtaaagatcataaacgtaacaataagtaaataaaaaggaaagaattgcaaaccgattaactacccaactcctcttgagcttgtagataaattaaaacaagttttttcaagttgatgaattacaatcacttttGTGtgcaaaggaaggttcacctcctccttgtcccgaattccactcggtcaagttaggacgttttactatctctcaggacaaccctcacagagctacactcatgaagtattcactcacaaatgaaaagcttacaatgaacctcacaccactaagattataaatcttccttgaagagtattttctcactaaaatcattcTAAatattttgtatcttcagtgtctCAAAgctgtttgaagtatctgactaaccactatttatataggaccaaaaaagtgccatATTAATGTTttaacggatagaaagtagctgaagagtcaactagccgttgaagtatcggacgtccagtaCTCTTGTTTTTTgaatccgacagcaggcagtgagtttgagaaattttcttcaattctatcggacgtccggtgcaagctctttgtgcgtccgacagcaaacaaagagatttgagaaatcatcttgtttctatcggacgtccgatactttcgtccgatcgaggtcagtgatccagggggaatgtcttatttccttcggacgtccggtggtggagttcttcatgcattCGAAGTTacacaatgattatcggacgttcgatccaagcgtccgacagctttcagcagcctttgtccctttcaattgcacttgatctttgaatctgatttggttcacaactgaaaatatttcttgaagagatattagaattatccattgttttgtaaacatcaaaagttagggaccaaagTCAACATTCTCCCTCTTTttgataataacaaaacaatggatggaagaaagaaaaaaattttgcatatgagtaaaaactccccctcacttattgcatcaaaaattttataaattcagaacaactccccctttcacatagcatccatttttcccccttttttgtcatcataaaactttagtaatattcaaaaatattaaggaaaactcagttcaaaatatcagaaatatcaaaagaaaattataaaaaaacattgaacaagaatctcatcaatcttatcatatctcctatttgttagagttagcatcatgtctaactatccacatgcatttcatgcctcttctcatattatttctcacataacaatcacttttcatatgactttttgacaacaaaaattacacataaccaatgaattatttatatgaacagatttaataaattttacttgttttctcctataaatagcaaattcatttgcagcagaatttattttcttctcataagtgccaaatgaggttttgatttattattttgaaaacaGTCTTGTTTTTTATAttgaagcaactcatttaaattatccatttttttttcaaatcaccttgtttctttttgaacatttcacaaagtcttatttttctatcaaactcaaagtgtaaaacagtctcactcttttttaaaaaatcactttcagttttcaattttttattttcttgaaaaagacgtgcattgtcctgaagaagaaaactaatttgatgttttaattccttatttttagcataagattctttcaaactatcatgcaattttataatgaaatattcaagatcatcatcagtttcatcatcactttcaaattgagagttacaagttgttatCTCATCATCTTCAATGGTCATGAAAGctaattgagcagattcttcttcctcatcaatttcaccatcggagttgcactcatttcATGTGaactgaaaattgttgaacctTGGCTTTCGTTCAACTTTGCTCTCCTTCTTCCTTTTtgttggacactcatttgcataattttcaggttggccgcattcaaaacacttatcagtttgctttttgttaaaTTCTAGTTTCCCTTtatttctcaagttgttggatTAATTCTGGAAGGAATTGCTCGGggcaccttttctgaatctcctcttgttgagtattttTTTGAAgtctcttgtgatgagtgcattgtcactgtcatcacctttcATGTCTTCTCCATCCAGGGAGACCGTATcctcttcatcttgtgaagctttcaAAACAATACTCCTCCTCAtctttgtgtcttcttcttcctgcaccttggattttagtttcaactcataagaggttagagagttAATATGAGATTCAATAGATAGGGTATTCAGATCTTTAGCTTCTTTTATGGCAGTCACCTtgctctcccaatcctttgataaggcattcagaatttttctgtttttttcaCATAGAGAGTAATTTTTCTCAAGCACTTCTAGATCCTtgataagatcattgaatctgcagtacatcttatcaatgttttcatgaggttccatcataaagattcatacttagtaATCAGGATTGACTTCTTTGCTCTCTCATATTCTCGCTTCGTTtatggatttctctaagtttatcccaaatttctttcacagatctgcagcctttgactctaatggactcatttgaatctagaaCACTATATAATACATTCATAACCTTGGCATTTAGAGTAAGATGAGTTCTATTTTCAGCAGTCaattcacttcttgttttcgaTTTCGGCCTATGGGTATCATCATCAAtaatagaggcatcatatggaccatCGTTAACAATAAATCATAACTCAATATCGATAGATTGTAAAAAAATGATCATCctctccttccaactcacatagttTGACCCATTGAACATAGGAGGTCTGGTGACATATTGTCCCTCAAAGAACAtgacattgttggttgtcatatttactcccAAACCGATTGaatttaatctctaggagaccaaactctgataccaattgtaaggcccgaaaacaaccaatAAGACAATTAATAAGAAAGTAAGACTAATTGGGAGTAGAAAAAATAATCAATTTAAAGAatacaaacgtaacaataagtaaataaaaaggaaagaattgcaaaccgattaactacccaactcctcttgagcttgtagataaattgaaacaaactttttcaagttaatgaattacaatcactcttgtgtacaaaggaaagtTCACCTCCTCATTGCCCCGAATTctactcggtcaagttaggacgttttactatccctcaggacaaccctcacagagctacactcatgaagtattcactcacaaatgaaaaatttacaatgaacctcacatcagtaagactacaaatcttccttgaagagtattttctcactaaaatcactctagatct
It includes:
- the LOC113739074 gene encoding uncharacterized protein, which translates into the protein MADLIGLAIKGYDMILGMEWLARYNIQLNCKTKIVELCIPEETTLKLDVRSRLASSAFMSGIRDRKILSKGIQRINTPSDKVRLEDIPVVKEFPDVFPEELESLPPEKDIVFKIDVILGIASISKTPYRMAPAELKELKLQLQDLLEQGFIKESDSSWGALCLKAV